The following DNA comes from Streptomyces sp. NBC_00690.
GATGCTGGACCACGAGTGCGCATGGGAGGAAGGGGCGAAAGTGGAGGGACGGCCGGTGATGTTGTCCCAGTCGTGCCCGTGCGAAGACGGGGGAAAGGACGACGGCTTGCCGGTGACCTGGGTCCAGCTGTGGGTGTGCGCGGCGGGAGGAAGACTCGACGGGGCATCGCTGATGTCCGCCCACCTGTGTGTATGGGCGGTGGGGACGAAACTGTTCGGCTTGCCGGTGAGGCTGGCCCAGTCGACCGTGGAGACGAGCGGCGACCACGCGGTGCCGGTCCAGAACTCCCAGGTCGAGCTGTCCGTGTTCAGGCCGAGGCGTCCCCGGCGGGGTCCGGTCGGGCGGGTCGCGGTCGTCCATGTACCGATCCGGTGTCCCACGACGGGACGGGTCGAGACGATGTCCCCGGCGCTGATCGTGGTGGCGTTCGCGGCGACGGTGAACTGGGCGAGCGGCAGCTCGAAGACGGCGGTGTCGGTCTGGGTCAGGGACGGCGGGGCCGATGTCCCGGCCGTACCCGTCTTCACGGCGAGGCCGATCGAGTTGGCGGCGGGGTCGAGCCGCAGAACGACCCGGTCGACGCGGCTGGAGGTGCCGGCCGCCGGGACGGGGAGGGTCTCGGTCGCCGTCGAGTGCACCATGTGCCCGCGCAGGATGGCGGTACCGGACTGGACGGTGACCGCGAGCCCGCTACCGGGGGCGACCTGGAATCCGGCCGAGTCGGCTGAGGCGACTACGCCGGAGTCCTGGAACTCCCGGAACAACCGGCTGAACTCGGTCTCGGTGACGGCCTGGCCGTCGAAGGGGTAGGCGGTGATCGCCAAAGAGGGGCTCCTTAGAGGGCTGCGCCCGCGTCCTCGACGACCAGGGTGGAGAGGCCGCCCGGTAGGAAACGGACCTGCCCGTAGGTGGCTGCCGGGCGGCGCGCGTAGAGGGTGACTCCGATGGTCACGGGGCCGGGCGGGGGGTTGTTGATGTAGCAGGCCATGTCGAGACCTGTGGACGTGAGCGAGTCGTCGTCGAAGGTCGTGCTGTAGAAGTCGCCGACCATCCGGCTGTTGGTGGTCACGGAGGTGCCGGACGCCCATCGGACAGTCGTGTAGGCAGTCTGCTTGGCGTACCGGAGCGTGGCGTGGTCTCCGGTGCCGTCGGTGTCGACGGACGCGACCCGGAGCGCGACCTTGTAGCAGCGGCCCGCCTCTGCGGTGAACTGCTGGGTATAGACGACGGTCGCGGAGTCCCCGACATACGGGGTGGTACCGAGTTCCTGCATGGCGACGACGCCCTTGGCCGACTTCTCGTTGTGGGCCGAGGTGCGCCACGCGGTCCAGCCGGAGGCGCTGCTCCCGGAACGGGTCCACTCCTCGGTGACGGTGGGGCTGAGCCGTAGCCAGGTCTGGTGGGCGTATGTCGCGCTCGCGGGCCGGATGGTGCGCAGGACGCCGTACCGGCTGCCGGTGCCGAAGGCCCAGCCCCCGGCCGCTGCTTCGGCGGACTCCAGCACGAGGGTCGATGTGCCGAAGGGGTACGCGGACGGCAAGGACGACTGCGTGACGGATGTCGGGGTCAGCGTGTGCTCGAAGGCGGTCTGCCGCCAGGGCGACCAGCCGGAGGCTTGGCCACCGCGTACCCACACTTCGTGCGACGTGCTGCCGGAGTGGACGCGGCGCCAGGTCTGGAGAGCGTCGCCGCCTGCCCACACCTGGGTCTCGACGATGCCCCACTTCCCGGCGAAGTCCCATCCGCCGACCGTGGACGCCTCCGCGCTCAAGTAGAACTGGACGGTCTCACCCTGGGGGTAGCCGCTGGGCGGAGTGGCCTGGGTGATGCCCGTGTACGACGGACTGATCACGCGCGGACCGGGCGGAGTGGCCTCCGCCGTCCGCTCCAGCGAGGAGACCCGCGACTCCAGCCCCGTGTGAGCGGAGGCGGCTGCCGCGTCGGCCGACAGCGGCGCCGGGTCCCCCAGGGCCGCGCCGAGCCGGTATCCGTCCTCGGTGACCTTCAGGACCATGCCCGTGACGACGGCTGCCATCTCGGTGCCGCCGACAATGACCGTCACCCGGTCCCCGAGACCCCAGTCCTTCCCGAAGGTCAGCGCGGAGTCCTCCATGGGTACGGCCTGCGCCGATCTCAGGGTGGCGCCCCCGTCGGCGAGGGCCTCGGTGCCCTTCTGGGTGAGTTCGGCGGTGTCCTTGGAGGAGCGCTCGTCGATGAACCGCTCGATGCGGCGGCCCCAGTCGGCCTCGGAGGCGATGGAGCCCGGGTTGTCGACGGGGACGACGACGCGGTGAGAGCCGTCTCCGTCGCCACCGACGATCACCCGCGTCTTCTGCGGAGTGGAGGTGGAGGTCCGCTGTCCTGCGAGGGTGTTGTTCACGACGCCGAGCCGGGTGTCCTTCGTGCGGTCGGCGACCGCGTACGTCTCGAACACGAGCTGCGGCCCCCGCTGGACGATCCGGAAGCCGAGGTTGTTCGGTTCGGCCAGTTCCTTGCACAGCTCGCCGAGCGGCTGGAAGCGCGGGCTCTTGGAGACGATGCCGCCGCGCTTGCCGTTGGTCCCCAGGGTCAGACCGGCCCGGCGCCTGGCGGCCGGGGCGTTGGGGCCGCAGTTCGCCGAGACGTAGTAGTGCATCAGCGTCTCGGCCGCGTCCGTCTTGTCGTCGGTTCCGACCGTCTGCGTGGCCGCGTCGCCGTTGGACGGCTGGGGCCAGGCGAGCATGTCGGCCAGGATCACCGTGTCGTCCACGCCCTCAACCGTCAGGGTGCCGAGCGGGTCGGTCGCGGTGACGGCGCTCTCGGTGCGGGTGACCGGTCCGGAGAACAGCACGTCCGTCGGGCCGGTGACGATCAGGCCCGCGCCGGGCGTCGACAGCACGTCGGCCAGGGGGTGATCGGCGCCGAGCTGGAGTTTCCAGGTGCCGACGTTGTTGTGGATGTTCTCCGCTTCGAGCAGCAGGAGATCCGCGGGGATGGTCCCGACGCGCGACAGAGACTTGTCGCGCACCTCGACCAGGAGGTCATCCTGCTTCATTAGATGACCACCCACTTCCGGGGACGCCAGGAGACGACGATCCGCGAGGCGGCCGTCGTGTTCAGCAGAGCGACAGAGGCTGTCGAAGTCCCCGGTGGGACCGACCAGAACCGGGGGGCGGTGGCGAGGTAGCGGTAGACGTTGGCGCCGGAGCCGTCACGGACGATGCCCGCGCCCATGTCGACGGTGATGCTCCCGGTCGACGTGATCGCCCCGGTGTAGTGGAGGGCCTGGCCGTCCGGCCCGATGGCCTTGAAGTTGTCGCCCGGCCCGTACACCTGGAACACGGGGTAGGCGGCCACGTCACCATCGTTGGTGAGCTGTACGTCGCCGATCGCCTGCGAGGCGGCGAGCGGCATGGCAGCGAGCGCGGAAAGGAACGGGGCGGCGGTGGCGCCGCCGATGGTGACCGTCTGCCCGGCCTCCGCCAGGAAGTACGGGCTGGGGGCGCGGAGCGTGATGACGGTCTGGGTGTCCCGCTGCCCGGCGCCCGGGTCGATCGCTCCTCCACCGGTCCATCGCACGGGGGTGCTCCAGCGGGTGCCGGTGCTGTCGGTCACCGTGAGGGTGCACTCGTCGGCCAGGACGCGCACCAGCCGGGTCACCAGCTCGGAGAGGTGCGCCCGGTCGCGGCCGACGATGTCGAGGGGGATATCGATGTCCCGGGGCAGAACCCTGCGGCCCCGGTAAGACGCGCCGTCCCCGGCGCCTTCGAGCCACTGCGCGGAGAGCTGGGGCAGACCCATGCCGGTGATCCCGGCAAGGGCCTGATAGCCCACTCCGCCCGCCTCCCCCTCGGACAGGTCCAGCGAATCCGAGGGGGAGTTGAGTGAGAGCGTTACCAACCGACCATCCTTGCCCGCGAGGCAGCCGCGAACAGCTCCTCCTCGGACGAGAGAGAGGAACTGGCGTTGCCCGCGTAGTAGTTGAGTACCTTCGACACCGGGGCCTGCTGGCCGCCGGGGCGGGCCAGACCGGTGGACACGGCCGCTGTGATCTCGCCGGACGCGCCGGTCGCGGCGCCGTGGGCCAGTGCCCGGCCGGCACGCTCGATGCGCTGCGTCTCGTCCTCGACACCGAGGCCGAACCCGCGCCCCGCGAAGGAGCCGATCCGGCGCAGCAGCCGGGATGGGCTGCGGATGTCGAGGGCCTTCTTGATCGCTGCGACCATGCTCGTGGCGATCTTGAGCATGGTCTTCTCGATGACGGCCTGCTTGGCTTCGAGGCCCTTCACCAGGCCCTCGGCGGCTGCGAGGCCCGCTTCGTACATGTGCTTCGAGGCGGTCGCCCCGGCAGCGTTGGCGTGCTTCTCCAACTCCTTCTGGAGCTGGTTGATCTCGTTCACGCCGCTGTGGCCCGCGTTGGCGATGGCGTCGGCTGCGGCGAGACCCGCCTCCGGCCCGGCCATGGCGATCTGGCCGAAGGTGGCCTGGTTGAGGCCGAGCTTCTTGAGCTTCGCCAGGACGGCCGCGAACTTCTTCGCCTGCTCGACCGCGTTCTTGAGCGAGTCGGTGATCGAGGAGAAGGAAGCGTCCTTGACCTTGGTCACGTCCCCGGTGGCTAGGACCCGGTCGGCGACCTGGGCCGCGTAGCCCCGGGCTTCCTCGCGCAGCCGGTCAAGCTGGTCGCGGGCGGCCTCCAGCCGCTTCGCTCCGGCCTCCCACTGGGCGGCCAGCTTGAGCAGCTCGGTGCGGTCCCGGTTCACCCGGTCCTTGAGCCCCTTGGACGCGTCCTTCGGGATCTTCGCCGTCAGCTCGGCGAGGGACTGCTTCACCTTGTCGTACTGCGACTCCAGACCCTTGACGAGGCCGGAGATGATGAGCCGTCCCGCGTCGTAGAGGAGTCGGGCGTCCTTTTTCGGAGGGCCCTTCCAGTCGGTCAGCTTGTCGGTGAGTTCGCCGAGCTTGCCCTTGACGGCCCCGAACATCGACTTGATGCCGTCGATGAGTCCCTGGATGAGCTTCTTGCCCGCGTCGATGAGAGTTGAGCCGAGACTTCCGAGGGCCGACTTCGCCTTGCCCGGCAGCTCCTTGAGGACTGTGAGCACGCGGCCGATGCCGTCCGAGACTGCTGTCCGCAGAGAGGTCATCGCGGTTCCGGCGACGGACTTGATCGAGTCCCAGGTGCTGGAGAAGAAGCTCTTGATCGAGTTCCAGATCGAGGACCAGATGCCCTTGATCGCATTCAGCCCGTCGTCGATGTAGCCACGGACGCCCGTCATGAAGACGCCCGCCGCACCCCTGATGCTGTTCCACAGGCCGATCGCGAAGGATTTGATTCCGTTCCAGATGTCGTCCCACAGGGACTTCACTCCGGAGAGGATCTTCTTCCCGACGCCGAGGATTCCGACGCTCAGGAAGACCATGAACAAACCCTTGATGGTGTCCCACAGGCCGGAGAGGAATCCCTTGATTCCGTTCCAGATTTGCTTCAGGCCGTCGGAGAACATCGACCAGTCGCCGGTCAGGGTTCCCTTGAAGAATCCGACGACCACCTTGAAGTAGCCGACGATGTAGTCCCAGACGCCGACGAAAATCTTCTGCAATCCCTCAAGGACATTGGCTACGCCGTTGATGGCGGTCACCAGCACGTCCAGAAAGAGCCCGGCTATGAATTCGATCGCCGGAGCCAGGATCGGCATCAGGAAATCGACTATCGCCTCCAGCGCCTCAAGGAAGGGCTGGAGCGCTTCCATGACGGCCGAGAAAGCGGCCGAAATCTGAGGCAGATATTCGGCGGCGAGCGATTGGACGACCGGGATCAGCGGCAGAATCGCAGCCGTCAAAATCCGCATCAGGATTTCGACGACGGGCTGAAGCGCCTCCGACATCACCGCGAAGGCGGCAGTGATCAGCGGGATGATCGGGGCCAGCCCGGCGACGAGGGCCTCGACGAGCGGGACGACGGCCGCGACCACCGTCATGAAAAGCGGGGTCAGCGCCGCGACGATCCCCATCAGCCCGTCACCGAGCAGCCCGATCAGCGGAAGAACCGCAGCTCCGAGCAGAGTGAACGTTTCTGCAAGGGGGGTTAGAACGGCGGCTGCGAGGGGGCCGAGGATGGCCGCGAGGGCGCCCGCGATCTCCAGCAGGGTGCCGAGGGCGGCTCCGGCCGGCATCATCGCGGGGGCGAGCGCCTCGACGGCGGACTGAATCCCGTCGAACAGGGACTTGACCCCGTCGACCACCGCGGGCTGGGACAGCGCCGAGGCGATGGCGCCGAGCGCGGTTCCGATGATCGCACCGACCTGCGGGAGGATGTCCCGCAGCAGACGGCCGAACGTCTTGAGGAACTCTTCGACCGCTGGGCCGGAAACGGTGGCGATTTCCCGCATCGCCTCATGGGCGGCGTAAAAGAGCTGCGTCAGTCCGGACTGGAACGACGGGCTGTCCACAGTCCTGTGGACACGCTCCAGCCCGCTCGCCATGGAGTCGAGCGTGGAACCCCCGGCCGCAGTCGCGGCCCGGGAGAACCCGGCGAGGATTCCGCCCGTGTGGAAAAGGACCGAGCCGAGATCCTTGAGGGCGTTAATTCCCTCGTCGATCTCCTTCTTGAGCCCGATCTCACCCTTGCGCTTCAGGAAGGCGTCGAACTTCTCCGAAATGGTGACGAACCACTGCGCCAGCTCGGGAAGATAGGAAGTGCCGACCTTCCCCAGAATGGCGATGACCGACGCGAAAGTATCCGTCCCGGCCGTCGCAATTCCGATGGACTCGGAAAGGTCCGAGAACATCTGGCCGAGCGCGGGAACGAGTGCGCCTTCGAGGCCGGTGGCGAGGCCGCCGAAAAAGCCGCCGAGCTGAGTCGCGGTCTGCTCGACCCCGTCCCGGAACTTCGGGAGCAGCTCCTCGACGAGGGAGCGGATCGGCTCCCGCGCCTTCTCCCAGAAGTTGCCCGAGATCGCGTCCTGGAGACCGGCGAGCGCCTGCTTCGCCTCCGGGATCTCCTTGTTGAAGTCCTTGAGGGCGGCGACCGTGACACCCAGGCCGACCGCGATACCGCCGAGGAGACCGGGGAGAAGGAGGGCGGTGTAGCCGATCTGCGCCAGCGACGCGGAGAGGGCGGCCAGGTTGGACGCGGCGGCGATGCCCCACCCGGCGAGGCCCGCGATGGCGGTCGCCATCGTCCCGATGACCGGCACACTCTTGTCGAGGTTGCTGATCGTCCGGCCGAGACGCTCGAACATGCTGTTGATGACCCGAGCGCCGGAGAGGGCCTGGAGCATGGAGGACGCGGTAGCCGCAGCCGACAGCCGCACCCGGGGGACCAGATGAACGATCCGGTCCCGGGCGAGCGCGGCAATGTGGGCGAAGGCCGCCATCATCCCGGTGCGGGACACCTCGGGCTCGATCTCGGCCCGCAGCCCGTCGATCCGCTCCTGGAGGTCTTCCATGTCCCGCTCGACGGCGCGGACCGCGAGCGCGTCCAGCTCGGGCGTGATCTTGGCGCGCAGCTCCCGCATCCGGGCGAACGCCGCCTCCAGCTCGCGCTTGGTCTTGGCGACGTGCGCGTGGTCCAGCTCGGGGCGGATGTCGATGCCGTCCAGCTCGGCCTGGATCTCGTCGGCGGCCTGCTGTGCGGCGGCCCGCGAAGCGGCCAGCAGATCCCGCCTGGCCTCCTCCAGCGAATCCCGGTCGAGCCGTACGGTCAGCTCGGTCTCGGCGATCCGCTCCAGCTCGCGGTCGAGACGGGCGACCGCGCTGCGGACGGACGACTCGGAGGCGCGGTCGACCTGGACGGAGACCGTCCCGATGTCGTCGAGCTGCTCCTCGAACATGTCGACGGCTGCCTGCAACGAGGCTTCGTTCAGGTCGACCTCGATGGTCGTCTCGCGCAGGGTGTCGAGCGCCCGGCGTGTGCGGGCGATGGCAGCCCGGACGGAGTCCTGGTTGTCGAGGTTGACCCGCAGTCGGAGATCCTTCATCTCCCGCTGGGCGTCGCGCCGGGCGGAGCGGGCCTGCCGGCCGAGTTCCTCGCCGTCGAGGCGGGCGTCCACCGTGACATCAAGGTCCCGCTCGATCCTCTTGAGTTTGTCCTTGAGGTCGTCCTTGAACCCGGCGGTGTCCGGCATGACCTTGACCGCGACCCGGCCGACTATGTTCGCGTCCGACAAAAGCGCCTACCTCCGCTGGAAGTGCTGGTAAATCTCCGCAACGGAGCGCGGCTTGGCCGGAGTTTCCTCCGAAGCCGTCTTTGCCTGCGGGCGCGGGTAGGCGGGAATCTTCGGGGCCTTGCCCTTTTCCCACTGCCCGGTCGCCCGAGTGTTCTGGTTGATTGCGTCGTACAAGTCGGCGGCCAGGTGGCGGTCCTGGCCCCAGCCGAATTGCTCACGGCCCCCGGACGCGAGGGCGGTTGTCAAAGAGGTGTCGGGGAGCCTCTGCACGAGCAGGAGGACGAGGGCGGGGGTGGGGCCCCGGCCCGCTATCACTTCGAGGAGATCGACGCCGAAATGAAAGAGCAGGTCCGGATAGAGCCCCTCCCCGTATTCGTCTATCAGCCGTGCGAGGCCGAGGCTTCCCCCGCCTGGGTGCTCTCCCCGTATCGGCCGAACACCTCGGCGAGGACGGCGAGATCGCCGCCGATCTCGGTGAGGAGGGAATCCGCGGCCGTCTCCGACTGGGCCACGGTGCGGATCGCCTCCGACAGAAGCGCGGCCTGGTCGGCGTCGTCGCGGACCATCTCCTCCTGGAGGCCGAGGAGCGAGTCCCGCTTGGCCTTGGTCAGCCGCAGGGGGTTGAGGAGCCGGACGGTCTCCCCGCTCACCTCGATGTCGGTGGAGCCGTACTTGCGGTCGGCGGCGGAGCGGATGTCGTCGAGGGTGTACGAAGCCAAGGGGGCAGACCTCCGGGAGCTGGGGGAAGGGGGTGAGGTGTTGCGGACCTGGTGGGGGAGGGGTCCGCGCAGGCCCTGGTCCGCAGGGGTCCGCGCAGGGAGCTGTCAGACGGCCTGGCCGGCGGCCCACGCAGTGCCGGTCCAATGGGCCTTCGCGGCGTCGCCGAGAACGACGTGCTGACCGGTGGCCCATGCCGCCGTCGGGGTGGCGATCACGGACGCGAGGGCTCCGAGATCGGCCGGAACGGTGGCCCCGTCCGGGGTGAATGCACCCGGGGACCCTGCGGTCGCGCCGGTCGCCAGGACGCCGCCGAGCGGCGTGATCGCATACGTCCACGAATTCGAGCCGTGAGCCATGGGCTTCACGCCGAGGGGGAGGCCCGCAAGGGACTCCGTATCCGCGATTGCCATGTCGTCCGCCCGGTAAATCTCCGAACGCGGCGCGTAGAAGGCGAAATGGTTCTCGCCGTCGACGAAGATGGCGAGAAACCCCGACTGTGTCGGCTCCGGATTCGTGGGAACGCCCACCGAACCATCCGGGAGAATAGGTGAGTTGGCGCCGAAGTACAGTCGAAGGGCGGCGGTGTCGAACTGCTGGAGGGTGAAAGTCATGGTCTCCGTGCGCGCCGAATATTTCGTGCGGAGAGACTTGTTCTGGAGCGATCCGATGGTGGTCGCTTCGCCGCCCTCTGACGTGATGCCGAAAACGTCCTCAAGTGAGGTATGGCCGACGGTCTGCCAGGGGGAAGTGGGGGTCAGAAGGTCGGCGGGCATAGGCGTCCCGACGGGCGCCGTAAGGTAGTTGCCACTGCCAACGACGAGCGTTGCAGAATCATTGATCGGCAAGAAGAAACGTTTCCTCAATCGGGCACAAAAAAGGGCCCGACGGGGAGCGTCGGGCCCTTCGTGTTGTGTAAGTCGTTCAGGGGAGGGGGTAGGGGCGGCGGCGTGGCTTGCGGATCTGTACGTCGAAGATGGCCTCGTAGCGCCAGACCCCGGTCGGGAGGTCCGCGTACTGCACCGGACCTGTCGCCGAGGCCCAGTCCGCCGACCGGCGCGGAGCGCTGTTCATGTCCACGCGGATGATGTGGCCGAGCTGGGGATAGACCTGCTGGTTGAGCCAGGCGTCGCGGAGGACGACCCGCACGGCCTCGCTCAGGATCGCGGCGTCCTGGTCGCCGTCGGGGTCCGGCGCGAACGCGTTGATCACCACGCGGGCGGCGTCGGTGAACCGGGGGTCACCGGCCCATTCGCCCCAGGTGGGGTCGCGGCGGACCAGGACCAGCGGGAACTTCTCGTGGCGGTCGATCAGGGACTTCACGCGGACGCCGGGCAGGCCATCCCTCAACACGGCCAGGAGAAGATCCTCGACCGGGAACAGTTCGGCGAGGGCCTTGATGTGGTCGGGGATGCCGGCCATCAGAGGTGCACCTTCCCCTTCCGCTTCTTCGGCAGGTTCGCGGCGCGGGCCAGGATGAACAGGCCCTCGCTCGCCGGCAGCACGTCGAGGTAGGTGGAGCCGTCACGGGCGCGGCGAACGACGATCGACTCAGCGCGGCCGAACTCGATCGACAGGGCGGCTCGCTTGCCGCGTTCGTCGTCGAGGACCACGTACTTGTCGACCCGGCCGTCCTCCACGTCGATGGAGGCGTGGCCCTCCCTGCGGTGCTGGAGGAGTAGCTCCTCAGCGCGGGCGGCAATCTCGAACCGCGCTGCGTCGAGCGCGTCTTGGACGCCGGGCAGCAGGGCGAGAACCTTCTCCAACTGTCCACCGCGGACTCGGTCGTAGACCTCAGCCATCAGGGACGCTCCCGCAGGTCCATGCTCCAGTGCCGGGTGCGGCGGTCCCCGTGGTGGTAGGCGGGCGGGGACACGATGTCCCACTGGCGGCCCGCGTACTCGACCCGGGACCACAGCGATACGCCCGGCAGGTGGCTGTCGACGATCATCCGGACAACGTTGATCTGCTGCTGACCGGTGACCTCCGCGCGGGCGGACCGCTGGGGAACGAACGCGGCCCGCACCGAGATGGGCCCGGCTGGATCGGCCATGGCGACGGTGTTTCCGCGCTGATCGGTGACCTCGACCGTGCGCCACACGCGAGCCTTCTGGCCTCGGCGGCGCTGCACGCTCACCACGGCCCCCGGTCGTCGGAGAAGAACGGGAACGAGGACCCGGGTCCCTCAACGGGGACGCGGCCGGTGCCGACGGCCGAGCCGAGGACGGTGCCCCAGGCCATCACGGGGACGCTCGCCAGGGTCGGCCGACGCCCAGCCAGCTCCTCCAGAAGGCGGATCTCCTCGCGGGTGAAGTACACCGACCCGGCGTCACGGCCGTGGGCGTCGCCCCAGGCCAGCGTCTCGTCACCGGCCCTCGACTGGACGTATCCGTTCGGATTGCGCAGGTAGCGGGCAGCGGCCTTGAGGACGAGAGTCTTCACCAGGCGGGGAACGGTGGGCGCCGGCCACTCGCGGCCGTAGGACATTGCCAGGTCGGACGCGTCCTGGAGCGCCGAGGCGGCGATCCGCAGCTCGTCGGCGTCCAGCTCCCAGTCCATCCGATCCGTCAGCTCATCGAGAGTCGCGTACACGGCAGCTTCCCTTCAAGCAGACGGCTACGGCCCGGCGCCAGGGGCGCCGGGCCTGCCGGGCGGAGGTCACGCGTTGGCCGGGTCGTTCTCCGGCTTCGAGCCGGTCGGGGTCCACACCTTCGCGTCACTGATGCCGGTGATCGTCGCCAGCTCGGATGCGGCTGGCGGGTAGTCCGACTTGCCGTCGAGGGTGAGCTTGATGCCGCGAACGAAGTGCTCGTCCGTGGAGATGATTTCCTTCTCCGCGACCGGGTCCCAGCCGACGAGAATGTCTTCGACGGAGCGGAAACCCTGGTAGCAGTTCACGATGCTGCGGTCCTGGAAATACTCGGAGTCGTAGTCCCGGAGCCAGCGCAGCGCCAGGCCCTCGAAGGATGTGGTAGCGCCGAAAGGAACGCTCTGCGGCACCGAAGGAGCGGCGGACGCGAAAATGAACGCCGAGGACGCGAACGCGAATGCCGAGTCAGCCGGGATCGTCTGGTCCACGATGAACTTGAAGCCGTACCGGCTGCCGAGAGTCGCGTTCACGAGAGCGGATTCGGCCTGGTTGTCGCCGACGTTCGAGGCCAGATTCAGATCCGGATCGGAAAGCAGCACGGTCTCGAAATCCGAGCCGACGACCATGTACCAGGCGCCCTCGGGGACGTTGAACTTCCGCAGGACACGGCGGGCCTCGATGAGTGCCTTCCGCATAGCCTGAGCAGTGTTGCCGATGGTGACCGCGTAGGGCTGGTCGACCAGGGTCTTCACAGCCCTGCGCTGGAGGCCGCGTGCCACCGCCTTCACCTGCGGGCGCAGGAGCTTGCCCCACTGCGTGATATCGAAATCGTTCTGCTCGTCCGTCAGCTTGACGCCGTTGTAGACGTTGCCGCCGAACTTCACGGGAATGGTGCGCTCGGCGTACTCGTCGAACACAACCCGCTGACGGACACCGGGGGTCGAGCTGCCCGCCGAACCGGAGCGCCACTCGTAGTCGTGAAAGGGAAGAACACCCTCCACGGTGACATTCACCGTGTCGTTCTTGGCGCCCTTGAACCGGTCGACGCCTTCCTTTATAAACAGGTTCGGAACGGTGAGTTCCTGCTCAAGCATTCCGATGGCGGTCGCAATGAGCTTTTCGGGCTTGACTACCTGGTGTTCGGCTGTCACTTAGCCTCCTGGGGGCATGAAAAAAGCCCCCGGATACCGGAGGCGAGCTAATGGAAAGGGGAAGGGTCAGCGGCGGGTGAGACGCGCGAGCTTGCGCGGGTCCATCTCGCCGTCGTCCTCGTCGGAGGGATCGAGCCCGCCAGACAGGACCGGAGGGGCGACCGGAGCGAGAAGCGACTGAAGCGCCTTCGCGTCGGCCTCCAGCTCCTCGGCGGACTCGCCGCGCAGACGGCCGGCCAGCTCGTCGGGGAGGTCGAAGCGCCGAGCGACCGAAGCGACCACGAGGGAACGCTCCAGGGCGGCGTTCTGCGCCTTGACCTCGGTGAGCGCGGTCTCGAACTCCTCGGCCGACTTCGCGCCGGACAGCCGGTTCTCGGCGTCACGGAGCCGGGTGCGGTACGACGCGGCCTCCGACCGAATCTTGGTCAGCTCCTTGCGGGCCCACTCCGGGAGGGCATCCTCCGGAGCGCCGGCCGCAGGCTGCTCATCCTGGATGGCGGCGGCCTCGGGCGCTTGCTCGGCCGGGGAGGTCTCATCGTCGGGCGCGGGGGTGTTCTGTTCAGACAGGGGTCACGCCTCCTGGGCTGTGATCGTGGACTGCCGCTCGGCCTCCTGGGCTTCTGCGGCTCTGTGCTTCTGGCGGATGAACCGGCGCCACGCCGAGACGGCGGCCTTGCCGGACAGACCCTTGGTGACCTTGGGCCACAGGGCCCCGTACTCGCGGGACAGGGCCATCAGCTCGGAGCCCTGGAACTGCTGCCGGTTGAAGACCGGGGCGGCGTAGCAGACGCAGTTGTCGTGGTAGCGGTCACCGTCGGCGAAGGTCGCGGACTCGCGGGACTTGTAGACGGCGCCCCGGCTGATCAACATCGCGCACCAGCCGCACGGCGTGCCCGACTTGGAAAGCCGGACGTAGCCGAGGGCCCGCCCATCCCGCCGCATGTGGTTCCACGTCGCTGACCGGGCACCGTTCATCGCGACCCGGGACGCGGCGGCGGCCTGCTGCGCACCGGCCTGCCGATGGGCCTCGGCCCGCTCGCGGTCGGCGACCCGGGCGGGCTGCCCGTCGTCTACCTCGGCCACCTTGCGATGCAGGTTCAGAATG
Coding sequences within:
- a CDS encoding VG15 protein: MTVSAARSTETDEATAAFHVALAQIGAETAVGAMALWADVPTDLRAATAGGWLRRAITLVMGQRRRSRDLARAFYRLARALQTGRTVADPYHPEPTHVTLADLRREFAALAGAARPMAPAGGGAATGESGEAPRPAVEDERVLVEELPGLREAEEAIERQAEEELATVLEALGILNLHRKVAEVDDGQPARVADRERAEAHRQAGAQQAAAASRVAMNGARSATWNHMRRDGRALGYVRLSKSGTPCGWCAMLISRGAVYKSRESATFADGDRYHDNCVCYAAPVFNRQQFQGSELMALSREYGALWPKVTKGLSGKAAVSAWRRFIRQKHRAAEAQEAERQSTITAQEA